A window of Ipomoea triloba cultivar NCNSP0323 chromosome 2, ASM357664v1 contains these coding sequences:
- the LOC116010431 gene encoding aldehyde dehydrogenase family 7 member B4-like isoform X1 encodes MSFAKREYEFLREVGIGPKNLGCYVNGVWKASGPTVYTVNPANNQAIAEVVEASIRDYEEGMRACYEAAKLWMQIPAPKRGEIVRQIGDALRAKVYHLGHLVSLEMGKILPEGIGEVQEIIDMCDFAVGLSRQLNGSVIPSERPNHMMLEKWNPLGVVGVITAFNFPCAVLGWNACIALVCGNSVVWKGAPTTPLVTIAMTKIVAGVLEKNNLPGAIFTAFCGGADIGQAIAMDTRIPLVSFTGSSKVGLSVQQTVNKRFGKCLLELSGNNAIVVMDDAEIELVVRSVLFAAVGTAGQRCTTCRRLLLHENIYQKVLERLVEVYKQIKIGDPLEKGTLLGPLHTHASRENFEKGIQKIKSEGGKILTGGSVIPSEGNFVQPTIVEISASADIVKEELFAPVLYVMKFQTFKEAVEINNSVPQGLSSSIFTRKPELIFNWIGPLGSDCGIVNVNIPTNGAEIGGAFGGEKATGGGREAGSDSWKQYMRRSTCTINYGAELPLAQGINFC; translated from the exons ATGAGTTTCGCGAAGAGAGAGTACGAGTTCCTTAGGGAGGTCGGAATTGGGCCTAAGAACCTCGGCTGTTATGTCAATGGCGTCTGGAAGGCGAGTGGTCCTACCGTCTACACTGTAAATCCCGCCAACAATCAG GCAATAGCTGAGGTTGTTGAAGCTTCAATCCGTGACTATGAAGAGGGAATGCGGGCTTGCTATGAAGCAGCAAAGCTGTGGATGCAG ATTCCTGCTCCAAAAAGAGGCGAGATTGTTAGGCAGATTGGTGATGCACTCAGAGCTAAGGTCTATCACCTTGGCCATCTTGTTTCACTCGAGATGGGCAAAATACTACCTGAAGGAATTGGGGAGGTTCAA GAAATAATTGATATGTGTGACTTTGCTGTTGGATTGAGCCGACAACTAAATGGATCAGTCATACCATCTGAAC GCCCTAACCATATGATGTTGGAG AAATGGAATCCTCTCGGAGTAGTTGGTGTTATTACAGCATTCAACTTTCCATGTGCAGTTCTAG GGTGGAATGCATGTATTGCTCTAGTCTGTGgtaattctgttgtttg GAAAGGTGCTCCAACGACACCATTGGTTACTATAGCGATGACAAAAATTGTGGCTGGGGTGTTGGAGAAAAATAATTTGCCAGGTGCAATTTTCACCGCTTTTTGTGGTGGTGCTGACATTGGTCAAGCCATAGCCATGGATACACGAATCCCTCTAGTGTCATTCACTGGGAGCTCAAAG GTAGGCCTTTCAGTTCAACAAACAGTAAATAAGAGGTTTGGTAAATGCCTACTTGAACTAAGTGGAAATAATGCTATAGTCGTCATGGATGATGCTGAAATTGAACTTGTGGTTCGCTCTGTTTTGTTCGCTGCTGTTGGAACAGCTGGTCAGCGCTGTACAACATGTCGTAGACTG CTTCTTCATGAGAATATATATCAGAAAGTACTTGAAAGGCTAGTAGAAGTATacaagcaaattaaaattggGGATCCCTTGGAGAAGGGTACCTTACTTGGACCACTGCATACACATGCTTCGAGGGAGAATTTTGAGAAGGGAATTCAGAAAATCAAATCTGAA GGAGGAAAGATTCTTACAGGTGGTTCAGTAATACCATCTGAAGGAAACTTTGTGCAGCCAACAATAGTTGAAATATCTGCTAGTGCTGATATTGTGAAGGAAGAGTTGTTTGCTCCCGTTCTTTATGTCATGAAATTTCAG ACTTTTAAGGAAGCAGTTGAAATAAACAACTCTGTACCTCAAGGTTTGAGCAGCTCTATCTTCACCAGAAAACCTGAACTTATATTCAATTGGATTGG TCCTCTTGGAAGTGATTGCGGTATTGTTAATGTAAACATACCAACAAATGGAGCTGAGATTGGTGGTGCTTTTGGTGGTGAAAAGGCTACAGGAGGTGGCCGTGAAGCTGGAAGTGATTCCTGGAAGCAATACATGAGACGCTCAACTTG TACAATAAACTATGGAGCCGAATTACCCTTAGCACAAGGAATCAATTTCTGCTAG
- the LOC116010431 gene encoding aldehyde dehydrogenase family 7 member B4-like isoform X2 has product MSFAKREYEFLREVGIGPKNLGCYVNGVWKASGPTVYTVNPANNQAIAEVVEASIRDYEEGMRACYEAAKLWMQIPAPKRGEIVRQIGDALRAKVYHLGHLVSLEMGKILPEGIGEVQEIIDMCDFAVGLSRQLNGSVIPSERPNHMMLEKWNPLGVVGVITAFNFPCAVLGWNACIALVCGNSVVWKGAPTTPLVTIAMTKIVAGVLEKNNLPGAIFTAFCGGADIGQAIAMDTRIPLVSFTGSSKVGLSVQQTVNKRFGKCLLELSGNNAIVVMDDAEIELVVRSVLFAAVGTAGQRCTTCRRLLLHENIYQKVLERLVEVYKQIKIGDPLEKGTLLGPLHTHASRENFEKGIQKIKSEGGKILTGGSVIPSEGNFVQPTIVEISASADIVKEELFAPVLYVMKFQTFKEAVEINNSVPQGLSSSIFTRKPELIFNWIGLVRYLMQSSWK; this is encoded by the exons ATGAGTTTCGCGAAGAGAGAGTACGAGTTCCTTAGGGAGGTCGGAATTGGGCCTAAGAACCTCGGCTGTTATGTCAATGGCGTCTGGAAGGCGAGTGGTCCTACCGTCTACACTGTAAATCCCGCCAACAATCAG GCAATAGCTGAGGTTGTTGAAGCTTCAATCCGTGACTATGAAGAGGGAATGCGGGCTTGCTATGAAGCAGCAAAGCTGTGGATGCAG ATTCCTGCTCCAAAAAGAGGCGAGATTGTTAGGCAGATTGGTGATGCACTCAGAGCTAAGGTCTATCACCTTGGCCATCTTGTTTCACTCGAGATGGGCAAAATACTACCTGAAGGAATTGGGGAGGTTCAA GAAATAATTGATATGTGTGACTTTGCTGTTGGATTGAGCCGACAACTAAATGGATCAGTCATACCATCTGAAC GCCCTAACCATATGATGTTGGAG AAATGGAATCCTCTCGGAGTAGTTGGTGTTATTACAGCATTCAACTTTCCATGTGCAGTTCTAG GGTGGAATGCATGTATTGCTCTAGTCTGTGgtaattctgttgtttg GAAAGGTGCTCCAACGACACCATTGGTTACTATAGCGATGACAAAAATTGTGGCTGGGGTGTTGGAGAAAAATAATTTGCCAGGTGCAATTTTCACCGCTTTTTGTGGTGGTGCTGACATTGGTCAAGCCATAGCCATGGATACACGAATCCCTCTAGTGTCATTCACTGGGAGCTCAAAG GTAGGCCTTTCAGTTCAACAAACAGTAAATAAGAGGTTTGGTAAATGCCTACTTGAACTAAGTGGAAATAATGCTATAGTCGTCATGGATGATGCTGAAATTGAACTTGTGGTTCGCTCTGTTTTGTTCGCTGCTGTTGGAACAGCTGGTCAGCGCTGTACAACATGTCGTAGACTG CTTCTTCATGAGAATATATATCAGAAAGTACTTGAAAGGCTAGTAGAAGTATacaagcaaattaaaattggGGATCCCTTGGAGAAGGGTACCTTACTTGGACCACTGCATACACATGCTTCGAGGGAGAATTTTGAGAAGGGAATTCAGAAAATCAAATCTGAA GGAGGAAAGATTCTTACAGGTGGTTCAGTAATACCATCTGAAGGAAACTTTGTGCAGCCAACAATAGTTGAAATATCTGCTAGTGCTGATATTGTGAAGGAAGAGTTGTTTGCTCCCGTTCTTTATGTCATGAAATTTCAG ACTTTTAAGGAAGCAGTTGAAATAAACAACTCTGTACCTCAAGGTTTGAGCAGCTCTATCTTCACCAGAAAACCTGAACTTATATTCAATTGGATTGGGTTAGTACGCT ATTTGATGCAGTCCTCTTGGAAGTGA
- the LOC116010093 gene encoding subtilisin-like protease SBT1.4, which produces MPFMPPIFPFMNIHSALTSQAIHSTMSGAHRLVTSMAVPSRVSSLLFIFLCFVSVTVAAVSSEGRETFIVHVSKSEKPHAFSTHHHWYSSIIRALSPLSHHPSELLYSYGRAAHGFSARLTPFQASQLRSFPGVISVLPDTVRQLHTTHTPQFLGLAESFGLWPNSDYADDVIVGVLDTGIWPERPSFSDEGLSPVPSGWKGKCEVSTDFPEGSCNRKIIGARAFYKGYEAGSGSPIDESAESKSPRDTEGHGTHTASTAAGSIVPNASLFEYAPGEARGMAIKARIAVYKICWSSGCYDSDILAAMDQAVEDGVHVISLSVGASGYAPQYYRDSIAIGAFGAAEHGVLVSCSAGNSGPDPYTAVNIAPWILTVGASTIDREFPADVILGDDRIFNGVSLYSGKSLGDNKLPVVYGGDCGSRYCYSGALDTSKVTGKIVLCDRGGNARVAKGEAVKEAGGAGMILANLADSGEELVADAHLIPTSMVGQTDGDKIRDYVRSDPSPTATIVFRGTVISSSPSAPRVAAFSSRGPNIVTSEILKPDVIAPGVNILAGWTGAIGPTDLDVDTRRVNFNIISGTSMSCPHVSGLAALLRKAYPNWTPAAIKSALMTTAYNVDNSGSNITDLATGSESSPFVHGSGHVDPNRALDPGLVYDLEMSNYVDFLCTIGYDTSKISVFVREPSAVDCSSRSLGTPGALNYPSFSVVFKSLNNQVNYKRTVKNVGKEKDVVYEVKVNAPIGVEVSVSPTKLVFSENTDTLSYEVTFTSVGSESLNSVKSTFGSIEWADGVHLVRSPIAVVWSLGSQPAVSM; this is translated from the coding sequence ATGCCCTTTATGCCCCCCATCTTCCCCTTTATGAATATTCACTCAGCTCTGACCTCCCAAGCTATCCACTCCACTATGTCCGGAGCTCACAGACTGGTAACTTCCATGGCTGTTCCCTCTCGTGTTTCCTCCTTACTCTTCATATTCCTCTGTTTCGTTTCGGTCACAGTTGCGGCGGTCTCATCGGAAGGTCGGGAGACTTTTATCGTCCACGTTTCGAAGTCGGAGAAGCCACACGCCTTCTCCACTCATCATCACTGGTATTCCTCCATAATCCGTgccctctctcctctctctcacCACCCATCTGAGCTCTTGTACTCGTATGGCCGCGCCGCGCACGGTTTCTCTGCCCGGCTAACGCCCTTCCAGGCGTCTCAGCTGCGGAGCTTTCCCGGCGTGATCTCTGTCCTTCCGGATACAGTCCGGCAGCTCCACACCACTCACACGCCTCAGTTTTTGGGCTTGGCGGAATCGTTTGGCCTCTGGCCGAACTCTGATTACGCCGATGATGTTATAGTGGGGGTTCTGGACACCGGAATCTGGCCGGAGAGGCCCAGCTTCTCCGACGAGGGGCTGTCACCAGTTCCTTCCGGCTGGAAGGGTAAATGCGAGGTTAGTACTGATTTTCCGGAGGGTTCATGTAATCGGAAAATCATCGGCGCGCGTGCTTTTTACAAAGGGTACGAAGCTGGTAGTGGAAGCCCGATCGATGAATCTGCAGAATCGAAATCGCCTAGAGATACGGAAGGCCATGGCACACATACTGCCTCCACGGCAGCTGGATCTATTGTTCCGAACGCGAGTCTTTTCGAATACGCGCCGGGTGAAGCCCGAGGCATGGCGATAAAGGCCAGAATAGCCGTTTACAAAATTTGTTGGAGCTCAGGCTGTTACGATTCCGATATTCTCGCTGCGATGGATCAAGCGGTTGAGGATGGTGTGCACGTGATTTCACTTTCCGTTGGAGCCTCCGGCTACGCTCCGCAGTACTACCGCGATTCCATCGCGATTGGAGCTTTTGGCGCGGCGGAGCACGGCGTCCTAGTATCCTGCTCTGCTGGAAATTCTGGTCCAGATCCATATACTGCCGTGAACATCGCGCCATGGATTCTCACGGTTGGTGCTTCCACTATTGATAGGGAATTCCCGGCTGACGTGATATTAGGAGACGACAGGATCTTCAACGGCGTGTCGTTGTACTCCGGCAAATCCCTAGGCGACAACAAACTGCCGGTAGTCTACGGTGGCGATTGCGGCAGCAGATACTGTTATTCTGGTGCATTGGACACTTCAAAAGTCACCGGGAAGATCGTGCTGTGTGATAGAGGAGGCAACGCCAGAGTCGCCAAAGGAGAAGCCGTAAAAGAAGCCGGCGGCGCCGGAATGATCCTCGCTAACTTAGCCGATTCCGGTGAAGAGCTCGTGGCCGATGCGCATCTGATCCCTACATCAATGGTCGGCCAAACGGACGGAGACAAAATCCGTGATTACGTGAGATCCGATCCATCACCAACCGCCACAATCGTATTTCGAGGAACCGTAATCAGTTCCTCGCCGTCGGCGCCGCGAGTGGCTGCATTCTCAAGCCGCGGCCCGAATATCGTTACTTCTGAAATTCTCAAACCGGATGTGATCGCGCCCGGGGTCAACATTCTAGCGGGTTGGACCGGCGCCATAGGTCCCACCGATTTGGACGTTGATACAAGAAGAGTGAACTTCAACATTATCTCCGGCACCTCCATGTCCTGTCCTCATGTGAGTGGATTAGCTGCCTTGCTTCGAAAGGCCTATCCAAACTGGACCCCAGCCGCCATCAAATCCGCACTCATGACCACAGCTTACAACGTGGACAACTCCGGGAGTAATATTACTGACCTTGCCACTGGCTCAGAATCCTCCCCGTTTGTTCACGGATCCGGGCACGTTGATCCAAACAGAGCACTGGATCCAGGTTTGGTCTACGATTTGGAAATGAGTAATTATGTGGATTTCTTATGTACCATTGGCTATGATACTTCCAAGATTTCAGTGTTTGTGAGGGAGCCCTCTGCAGTGGATTGCAGCTCTAGGAGTTTGGGCACACCCGGGGCTCTAAATTACCCATCGTTTTCAGTTGTTTTTAAGAGTCTAAACAACCAGGTAAATTACAAGAGAACGGTTAAAAATGTAGGGAAAGAAAAGGATGTTGTTTATGAGGTAAAAGTGAATGCTCCTATAGGTGTGGAGGTTAGTGTGTCACCGACCAAGCTGGTGTTTAGTGAGAATACTGATACGCTTTCGTATGAAGTGACTTTCACTAGTGTTGGATCGGAGAGTTTGAACAGCGTAAAATCAACGTTTGGGTCGATTGAGTGGGCAGATGGGGTGCACCTTGTTAGAAGCCCAATAGCTGTAGTATGGAGTTTGGGGTCGCAACCTGCAGTTTCAATGTAG
- the LOC116010494 gene encoding subtilisin-like protease SBT1.4, giving the protein MAFPSLSSSFLFIFFCLVSVRLSVSSENQETFIVHVSKFQKPHVFTTHRDWYDSIITSLSPLSPHPSEILYTYGRVARGFSARLTRFQASELRKVPGVISVLPDHVRGLLTTRTPQFLGLAESSGLWPNSDYADDVIVGVLDTGIWPERPSFSDEGLSPVPVSWKGKCENSTDFPESLCNRKIIGARVFYKGYEAARGSPIDESVESKSPRDTEGHGTHTASTAAGSIVASASLFEYARGEARGIAIKARIAVYKICWSSGCYDSDVLAAMDQAVEDGVHIISLSVGPSVYCPDYDQDSFAIGAFGATKHGVLVSCAVGNSGSGANTAVNVAPWFLTVGASTIDRQFPADVVLGDGRIFTGVSLYSGEPLGENKLPVVYGGDAGSRYCYSGELNASKVTGNIVFCDRGGIAKVEKAVAVREAGGVGMILANLASSGEELVADPYLIPTSNVGDKDGDEIRNYINSDPSPTATIVFRGTVIGTSPSAPRVAAFSSRGPNYVTPEILKPDVIAPGVNILAGWTGAIGPSGLNIDKRTVEFNIISGTSMACPHVSGLAALLRKAYPKWSPAAIKSALMTTAYNLDNSGSNFTDLATGKQSTPFAHGSGHVDPNRALDPGLVYDLEVSDYVDFLCTIGYDTRRIAAFVNDSSSVNCSSRNLGTPGSLNYPSFSVVFTSKSSVIKYKRVVKNVGSEKNVVYKVKADAPLGVQVSVSPTTLKFSEENDLLSYEVTFTSTKLGSFRESFGSLAWEDGVHIVRSPIAVTWRMYSQQVA; this is encoded by the coding sequence ATGGCGTTTCCCTCTCTTTCTTCCTCCTTTCTCTTCATATTCTTCTGTCTTGTTTCAGTCCGCCTCTCTGTATCATCTGAGAATCAGGAGACCTTTATAGTCCACGTGTCAAAATTCCAAAAGCCCCACGTTTTCACCACCCATCGTGACTGGTATGATTCCATCATCACTTCCCTTTCTCCTCTCTCCCCTCACCCATCCGAGATCTTGTACACATACGGCCGCGTCGCCCGCGGGTTTTCCGCTCGCCTGACGCGCTTCCAAGCGTCTGAGCTACGGAAAGTTCCCGGCGTGATATCTGTCCTCCCGGATCACGTCCGCGGGCTCCTCACGACCCGCACGCCTCAGTTTTTGGGCTTAGCTGAATCGTCTGGGCTCTGGCCCAACTCTGATTATGCGGATGATGTTATAGTGGGGGTTTTGGACACCGGAATCTGGCCGGAGAGGCCTAGCTTCTCCGACGAGGGGCTATCTCCGGTTCCTGTTAGTTGGAAGGGGAAGTGCGAGAATAGTACGGATTTTCCGGAGAGTTTGTGTAATCGGAAAATCATCGGCGCTCGTGTTTTCTACAAAGGCTATGAAGCTGCTCGGGGAAGTCCGATAGATGAATCGGTAGAATCGAAATCGCCGAGAGATACGGAAGGCCATGGGACGCATACTGCGTCTACTGCGGCCGGGTCGATTGTTGCGAGCGCGAGTTTGTTTGAATATGCGCGTGGTGAAGCTAGAGGCATTGCGATAAAAGCCAGAATAGCTGTTTACAAGATTTGCTGGAGCTCAGGTTGTTACGATTCCGATGTTCTCGCCGCCATGGATCAAGCTGTTGAAGACGGCGTTCACATCATTTCGCTTTCTGTAGGACCTTCAGTCTACTGTCCGGACTACGATCAGGATTCATTTGCGATCGGAGCTTTTGGAGCGACGAAGCACGGCGTTCTCGTTTCCTGTGCCGTTGGAAATTCCGGATCCGGCGCAAATACCGCCGTGAATGTCGCGCCTTGGTTTCTCACGGTTGGTGCTTCCACTATTGATCGGCAATTCCCGGCTGACGTGGTATTAGGGGACGGCAGGATCTTCACTGGCGTCTCGTTATACTCCGGCGAACCGCTCGGCGAAAACAAACTGCCGGTGGTCTACGGCGGCGATGCCGGCAGCAGGTACTGTTATTCGGGAGAATTAAACGCTTCGAAAGTCACCGGAAATATTGTGTTCTGTGATCGAGGAGGCATTGCCAAAGTTGAGAAAGCAGTTGCCGTAAGAGAAGCCGGCGGCGTCGGAATGATCCTCGCTAACCTAGCTAGCTCCGGTGAAGAGCTCGTCGCCGATCCATATCTGATTCCCACGTCAAATGTCGGAGATAAGGACGGAGACGAAATCCGGAATTACATAAACTCGGATCCGTCCCCAACTGCCACGATTGTATTCCGGGGAACAGTAATCGGAACCTCGCCGTCGGCGCCGCGGGTGGCGGCTTTCTCAAGCCGCGGCCCCAATTACGTGACTCCTGAAATTCTCAAGCCGGATGTGATCGCTCCCGGCGTTAACATTCTAGCCGGCTGGACCGGCGCCATTGGCCCATCCGGCTTGAACATTGATAAAAGAACGGTAGAATTCAACATTATCTCCGGCACGTCAATGGCTTGTCCTCACGTGAGCGGCTTGGCTGCCTTGCTTCGAAAAGCCTATCCAAAATGGAGCCCCGCCGCTATCAAATCCGCGCTCATGACAACGGCTTACAATTTGGACAATTCCGGAAGCAATTTTACGGATCTTGCAACGGGCAAACAATCCACCCCGTTTGCCCATGGATCCGGGCACGTGGATCCAAACAGAGCACTAGATCCGGGTTTGGTATACGATTTGGAAGTGAGTGATTACGTGGATTTTTTATGTACCATTGGTTACGATACTCGGAGAATCGCAGCCTTCGTGAACGACTCATCTTCAGTGAATTGTAGCTCAAGGAATTTGGGCACACCCGGGTCTCTAAACTACCCATCGTTTTCAGTTGTTTTTACCAGCAAAAGTAGCGttataaaatacaaaagagTTGTTAAAAATGTAGGGAGTGAAAAAAATGTTGTTTATAAGGTTAAAGCGGACGCTCCCTTAGGTGTGCAGGTAAGTGTCTCACCAACCACGCTGAAATTTAGTGAGGAAAATGATTTGTTATCTTATGAGGTAACTTTTACTAGTACTAAATTAGGAAGTTTTAGGGAGTCATTCGGATCATTAGCTTGGGAGGATGGAGTGCACATTGTTAGAAGCCCAATAGCTGTGACTTGGAGAATGTATTCTCAACAAGTAGCTTGA
- the LOC116010058 gene encoding subtilisin-like protease SBT1.4 — MIAFELANFYYIPLAWIKFDFYSRFVHGGFFIFFENTKYVSFSPINSAFFCALYSSSSTPSQSLTSKNMSSFASSFLLIFLLLCVVSVRVSVSLEKQETFIVHVMKSEKPIVFSSHHHWYSSIISTLSNHSSSSSSELLYTYDRVAHGFSARLTPSQASELRKVPGVISVLPDQILQPQTTQSPKFLGLTESNGLWPDSNFADDVIVGVLDTGIWPEHRSFSDAGLSPVPSRWKGACEVGPDFPATSCNRKLIGARAFYKAYQAFVGRAMDKSAEVLSPRDTSGHGTICTSIAAGASVPNASFLGYALGEARGMATKARIAAYKVCWSSGCSGADSLAAMDQAVADGVDVISISLARPFAVPYFQDNIAIGAFGAVQQGVLVSCGAGNSGPDTNTVDNVAPWILTVGASTIDREVPADVVLGDRRVFTGAALSFGAPLGQNKLPVVYGGDAGSMICNIGQLSPSIVRGKIVFCESLSKDDIHAVSKGFAVQQAGGAGVIIANQPNYGDQLYAQPHQIPASLVSVNDGNQIRAYIKSNPWPTATISFRGTVIGGASSPSAPRVAALSSRGPNTITPEIPKPDLIAPGVNILGAWTGARSPVPQLPSARLEFNIDSGTSLACPHVSGLAALLRKAHPNWSPSAIKSALMTTAYTVDNSGGNLIDLSTGTQSVPFFHGSGHVDPNRAMDPGLIYDLDVSDYVDFLCTIGYDSRLISLFTRDSSPVDCRTRSLGNPGSLNYPSFSVIFSDFNEITYQRTVKNVGSDKNAVYEVKVNISWGIEVSVSPTKLVFSENNDTLSYEVTFRMLRLSGFEAYGSIVWEDGVHVVSSPITVIWEPNSLLSS, encoded by the exons ATGATAGCATTCGAGCTAGCTAATTTCTATTATATCCCATTAGCGTGGATAAAATTTGACTTTTATTCAAG GTTCGTTCATGGtggttttttcattttttttgaaaatacaaaatatgtcTCATTTTCGCCTATAAATTCAGCGTTTTTCTGTGCATTgtattcatcatcatcaacgcCTTCACAGTCACTGACATCCAAAAATATGTCTTCTTTTGCTTCCTCCTTTCTCTTGATATTCTTATTGTTATGTGTGGTTTCAGTTAGGGTTTCTGTTTCGTTAGAGAAACAGGAAACCTTTATCGTTCACGTGATGAAATCTGAGAAACCCATTGTTTTCTCCTCCCATCATCACTGGTATTCCTCAATCATCAGTACACTCTCGAACCActcatcgtcatcatcatcagagCTCTTGTACACCTATGACCGCGTGGCCCACGGCTTTTCGGCTCGCCTGACGCCCTCCCAAGCGTCTGAGCTACGAAAAGTCCCGGGCGTGATCTCTGTCCTTCCGGACCAAATCCTCCAGCCCCAAACCACTCAGTCCCCTAAATTTTTAGGCTTGACTGAATCGAATGGTCTCTGGCCCGACTCTAATTTCGCAGATGATGTGATAGTGGGTGTTCTCGACACAGGAATCTGGCCCGAGCATCGTAGTTTCTCGGACGCGGGTCTATCTCCCGTTCCTTCCCGCTGGAAGGGCGCGTGCGAGGTCGGTCCGGATTTTCCGGCGACGTCGTGTAATCGGAAACTCATTGGCGCGCGTGCGTTTTACAAAGCCTACCAAGCTTTTGTGGGAAGAGCAATGGATAAATCGGCGGAGGTGTTGTCGCCGAGAGATACGAGTGGGCATGGCACGATTTGTACCTCTATTGCAGCCGGGGCGAGTGTTCCAAACGCGAGCTTTTTGGGGTACGCGCTGGGCGAAGCGAGAGGCATGGCGACGAAAGCCAGGATAGCTGCGTACAAAGTTTGTTGGAGCTCAGGCTGTTCCGGTGCCGATTCTCTCGCTGCCATGGATCAAGCCGTTGCAGACGGCGTGGACGTGATTTCTATTTCTCTTGCACGTCCCTTCGCTGTGCCCTACTTTCAAGATAACATAGCAATCGGAGCTTTCGGTGCGGTGCAGCAAGGCGTGCTGGTTTCCTGCGGCGCTGGGAATTCTGGCCCTGATACAAATACCGTCGATAACGTCGCGCCGTGGATTCTCACGGTCGGTGCTTCCACGATTGATCGGGAAGTCCCGGCCGACGTGGTGCTAGGGGACAGGCGGGTCTTCACTGGAGCCGCCTTGTCCTTCGGCGCTCCACTAGGCCAAAACAAACTTCCGGTGGTCTACGGCGGCGATGCCGGCAGCATGATATGTAATATCGGACAACTTTCGCCTTCAATAGTCCGGGGAAAAATCGTGTTTTGTGAGTCCTTATCAAAAGACGATATTCACGCCGTTTCAAAAGGATTTGCTGTGCAACAAGCCGGCGGCGCTGGAGTCATCATTGCTAACCAGCCTAATTACGGCGATCAGCTTTACGCACAGCCGCATCAGATTCCGGCGTCACTTGTTAGCGTAAACGACGGAAACCAAATCCGGGCGTATATAAAGTCGAATCCCTGGCCAACCGCTACAATTTCATTCCGAGGAACCGTAATCGGAGGAGCCTCCTCCCCGTCGGCACCGCGCGTGGCGGCTCTCTCAAGCCGCGGCCCCAATACTATCACTCCTGAAATTCCCAAACCGGACTTGATTGCGCCAGGAGTGAACATTCTAGGGGCCTGGACAGGCGCCAGAAGCCCGGTGCCGCAATTGCCTTCCGCCAGGCTGGAATTCAATATTGACTCCGGCACGTCCTTGGCCTGTCCTCACGTCAGTGGATTGGCGGCCCTGCTTCGAAAAGCCCATCCAAATTGGAGCCCCTCCGCCATCAAATCCGCGCTCATGACAACGGCTTACACGGTCGACAATTCCGGAGGGAATCTCATAGATCTTTCCACCGGAACCCAATCCGTTCCGTTTTTTCATGGATCCGGGCACGTTGATCCAAACAGGGCAATGGATCCGGGTTTGATCTACGATCTGGATGTCAGTGATTACGTGGATTTTTTATGTACCATTGGATATGACAGTCGGCTAATTTCGCTCTTCACCCGGGATTCTTCTCCGGTGGATTGCCGCACACGAAGTTTGGGGAACCCCGGCTCTCTAAATTACCCTTCCTTTTCAGTTATTTTCTCTGATTTTAACGAAATAACATACCAGAGAACAGTAAAAAACGTGGGGAGTGATAAAAACGCTGTTTATGAGGTAAAAGTGAATATTTCTTGGGGTATTGAAGTCAGTGTATCACCGACTAAACTGGTGTTTAGTGAGAATAACGATACGCTATCTTATGAGGTAACTTTTAGAATGCTTAGATTATCTGGCTTTGAGGCATACGGGTCGATAGTTTGGGAGGACGGGGTGCATGTTGTTAGTAGTCCAATAACTGTTATTTGGGAACCTAATAGTTTGCTGTCTAGCTAA